A single region of the Rattus rattus isolate New Zealand chromosome 8, Rrattus_CSIRO_v1, whole genome shotgun sequence genome encodes:
- the Idh3a gene encoding isocitrate dehydrogenase [NAD] subunit alpha, mitochondrial isoform X2 produces the protein MRPGVAAVAAVREVDTMAGSAWVSKVSRLLGAFHNTKQVQTVTLIPGDGIGPEISASVMKIFDAAKAPIQWEERNVTAIQGPGGKWMIPPEAKESMDKNKMGLKGPLKTPIAAGHPSMNLLLRKTFDLYANVRPCISIEGYKTPYTDVNIVTIRENTEGEYSGIEHVIVDGVVQSIKLITEGASKRIAEFAFEYARNNHRSNVTAVHKANIMRMSDGLFLQKCREVAENCKDIKFNEMYLDTVCLNMVQDPSQFDVLVMPNLYGDILSDLCAGLIGGLGVTPSGNIGANGVAIFESVHGTAPDIAGKDMANPTALLLSAVMMLRHMGLFDHAAKIEAACFATIKDGKSLTKDLGGNSKCSDFTEEICRRVKDLD, from the exons ATGCGCCCTGGTGTTGCCGCTGTCGCCGCGGTGAGGGAAGTGGACACGATGGCCGGGTCCGCGTGGGTGTCCAAG GTCTCTCGGCTGCTGGGTGCCTTCCACAACACAAAACAG GTTCAGACAGTAACTCTAATTCCTGGAGATGGAATTGGCCCAGAAATTTCAGCCTCAGTTATGAAGATTTTTGATGCCGCCAAA GCACCTATTCAGTGGGAGGAGCGGAACGTCACAGCGATTCAAGGACCAGGAGGAAAGTGGATGATCCCTCCAGAAGCCAAAGAGTCCATGGATAAGAACAAGATGGGCTTGAAAG GCCCACTGAAGACCCCAATAGCAGCTGGCCATCCATCTATGAATCTGTTGCTTCGTAAGACATTTGATCTTTATGCCAATGTCCGGCCATGTATCTCAATTGAAGGTTACAAAACCCCTTACACAGATGTAAATATTGTCACCATCCGAGAGAACACGGAAGGAGAATACAGTGGAATTGAGCATGTG ATCGTCGATGGGGTTGTGCAGAGCATCAAGCTCATCACTGAAGGAGCAAGCAAACGCATTGCCGAGTTTGCCTTTGAGTACGCGCGGAACAACCACAGGAGCAATGTCACGGCTGTGCACAAGGCCAACATCAT GAGGATGTCAGATGGGCTCTTTCTGCAAAAATGCAGGGAAGTTGCGGAGAACTGTAAAGACATTAAGTTTAATGAGATGTACCTTGACACTGTATGTTTGAAT ATGGTACAAGACCCGTCCCAGTTCGATGTTCTCGTCATGCCAAATTTATATGGAGACATCCTTAG tgATCTGTGTGCAGGACTGATTGGAGGTCTTGGTGTGACTCCAAGTGGCAATATTGGAGCCAACGGTGTTGCCATCTTTGAATCG GTTCACGGGACAGCCCCAGACATTGCAGGCAAGGACATGGCCAACCCCACGGCCCTGCTGCTCAGTGCTGTGATGATGCTGCGTCACATGGGCCTCTTTGACCACGCAGCAAAAATCGAGGCTGCGTGTTTTGCTACAATTAAGGATGGGAAG aGCTTAACAAAAGATCTGGGAGGCAACTCAAAGTGCTCTGACTTCACAGAAGAAATCTGTCGTAGAGTAAAAGACTTAGATTAG
- the Idh3a gene encoding isocitrate dehydrogenase [NAD] subunit alpha, mitochondrial isoform X1: MRPGVAAVAAVREVDTMAGSAWVSKVSRLLGAFHNTKQVTRGFAGGVQTVTLIPGDGIGPEISASVMKIFDAAKAPIQWEERNVTAIQGPGGKWMIPPEAKESMDKNKMGLKGPLKTPIAAGHPSMNLLLRKTFDLYANVRPCISIEGYKTPYTDVNIVTIRENTEGEYSGIEHVIVDGVVQSIKLITEGASKRIAEFAFEYARNNHRSNVTAVHKANIMRMSDGLFLQKCREVAENCKDIKFNEMYLDTVCLNMVQDPSQFDVLVMPNLYGDILSDLCAGLIGGLGVTPSGNIGANGVAIFESVHGTAPDIAGKDMANPTALLLSAVMMLRHMGLFDHAAKIEAACFATIKDGKSLTKDLGGNSKCSDFTEEICRRVKDLD, from the exons ATGCGCCCTGGTGTTGCCGCTGTCGCCGCGGTGAGGGAAGTGGACACGATGGCCGGGTCCGCGTGGGTGTCCAAG GTCTCTCGGCTGCTGGGTGCCTTCCACAACACAAAACAGGTGACAAGAGGTTTTGCTGGTGGT GTTCAGACAGTAACTCTAATTCCTGGAGATGGAATTGGCCCAGAAATTTCAGCCTCAGTTATGAAGATTTTTGATGCCGCCAAA GCACCTATTCAGTGGGAGGAGCGGAACGTCACAGCGATTCAAGGACCAGGAGGAAAGTGGATGATCCCTCCAGAAGCCAAAGAGTCCATGGATAAGAACAAGATGGGCTTGAAAG GCCCACTGAAGACCCCAATAGCAGCTGGCCATCCATCTATGAATCTGTTGCTTCGTAAGACATTTGATCTTTATGCCAATGTCCGGCCATGTATCTCAATTGAAGGTTACAAAACCCCTTACACAGATGTAAATATTGTCACCATCCGAGAGAACACGGAAGGAGAATACAGTGGAATTGAGCATGTG ATCGTCGATGGGGTTGTGCAGAGCATCAAGCTCATCACTGAAGGAGCAAGCAAACGCATTGCCGAGTTTGCCTTTGAGTACGCGCGGAACAACCACAGGAGCAATGTCACGGCTGTGCACAAGGCCAACATCAT GAGGATGTCAGATGGGCTCTTTCTGCAAAAATGCAGGGAAGTTGCGGAGAACTGTAAAGACATTAAGTTTAATGAGATGTACCTTGACACTGTATGTTTGAAT ATGGTACAAGACCCGTCCCAGTTCGATGTTCTCGTCATGCCAAATTTATATGGAGACATCCTTAG tgATCTGTGTGCAGGACTGATTGGAGGTCTTGGTGTGACTCCAAGTGGCAATATTGGAGCCAACGGTGTTGCCATCTTTGAATCG GTTCACGGGACAGCCCCAGACATTGCAGGCAAGGACATGGCCAACCCCACGGCCCTGCTGCTCAGTGCTGTGATGATGCTGCGTCACATGGGCCTCTTTGACCACGCAGCAAAAATCGAGGCTGCGTGTTTTGCTACAATTAAGGATGGGAAG aGCTTAACAAAAGATCTGGGAGGCAACTCAAAGTGCTCTGACTTCACAGAAGAAATCTGTCGTAGAGTAAAAGACTTAGATTAG